A single Fusobacterium hominis DNA region contains:
- the tnpB gene encoding IS200/IS605 family element RNA-guided endonuclease TnpB, with protein sequence MKQLKAYKFRIYPSEEQKIFFSKTFGCVRLVYNLMLNDRIKAYEESKGNPDKKIKYPTPAKYKKDYEFLKEVDSLALANAQINLDKAYKNFFRDKSIGFPKFKSKKNPVQSYTTNNQKGTVNIFEKWLKIPKLKELIKIKVHRKIEGIIKSVTISRNGSGKYFISLLCETDIQELPKTNSSVGIDLGIKDMAILSTGEKIKNLKFRKQLEDKLKREQRKLSKRFLIAKKINKKLNEARNYQKQRIKVAKIHEKIMNMRTDFLNKLSTYIIKNHDIICIEDLNTKGLLHNHKLSKSIADVSWASFVNKLEYKAKWYGKEIIKIDRLYPSSQICSVCGHRDGKKTLDIREWTCLICHTHHDRDINAAKNILAEGLRIRQAV encoded by the coding sequence ATGAAACAACTAAAAGCATATAAATTTAGAATTTATCCAAGCGAAGAACAAAAGATATTTTTTAGTAAAACTTTTGGTTGTGTTCGTCTTGTCTATAATCTTATGCTAAATGATAGAATCAAAGCATATGAAGAAAGTAAAGGTAATCCTGATAAAAAAATAAAATATCCAACTCCTGCAAAATATAAAAAAGATTATGAATTTCTAAAAGAAGTTGATAGTCTTGCTCTTGCTAATGCTCAAATTAACTTAGATAAAGCATATAAAAACTTTTTTAGAGATAAATCTATAGGTTTTCCTAAGTTCAAATCTAAGAAGAATCCAGTACAAAGCTATACAACTAATAATCAAAAAGGAACTGTAAATATTTTTGAAAAATGGTTAAAAATTCCTAAACTTAAAGAATTAATAAAAATCAAAGTGCATAGAAAAATAGAGGGGATAATAAAATCTGTTACTATCTCGCGTAATGGAAGTGGTAAGTATTTTATCTCTTTGTTATGTGAAACAGATATTCAGGAATTACCAAAAACTAATTCATCAGTAGGAATTGATTTAGGTATTAAAGATATGGCTATTCTTTCTACTGGAGAAAAAATAAAAAATCTTAAATTTAGAAAACAATTAGAAGACAAACTAAAAAGAGAACAAAGAAAACTTTCTAAAAGATTTCTAATTGCTAAAAAAATAAATAAAAAATTAAACGAAGCTAGAAATTATCAAAAACAAAGAATTAAAGTAGCTAAAATACACGAAAAAATTATGAATATGAGAACAGATTTCTTAAATAAGCTAAGTACATATATTATCAAAAACCACGATATTATCTGTATTGAAGACTTAAATACAAAAGGATTACTTCATAATCATAAATTATCAAAATCTATAGCTGATGTATCTTGGGCTAGTTTTGTAAATAAACTTGAGTATAAGGCGAAATGGTATGGCAAAGAAATAATAAAAATAGATAGACTATATCCATCAAGTCAAATCTGCTCTGTATGTGGTCATAGGGATGGCAAAAAAACTCTCGATATAAGAGAGTGGACTTGTCTAATTTGTCATACTCATCACGATAGAGATATAAACGCCGCTAAAAATATATTGGCTGAAGGTCTAAGAATAAGACAAGCAGTCTAA
- a CDS encoding class I SAM-dependent methyltransferase, giving the protein MTVDFYNNNAENFFKDTVDADMKKAYDIFQKHLISNTGEILDLGCGSGRDSKYFIKCGYDITAIDLSIELAKKASTYLEKEVIVKDMRELDYCDKFIGIWACASLLHLKENDILKTLQKCYMALKKDGILYASFKYGNNNYEKDGRYFTCFTEEKIEKIVDLTNFIVVDMFQTSDVRVGREKEKWLNIVLKKG; this is encoded by the coding sequence ATGACAGTAGATTTTTACAATAATAATGCTGAAAACTTTTTTAAAGATACAGTAGATGCAGATATGAAAAAAGCATATGATATTTTTCAAAAGCATTTAATATCTAATACAGGTGAAATTTTAGATTTAGGCTGTGGAAGTGGAAGAGACTCTAAATATTTTATTAAGTGTGGATATGATATAACTGCTATTGATCTATCTATTGAACTTGCTAAAAAAGCAAGTACTTATTTAGAAAAAGAAGTTATTGTAAAAGATATGAGGGAACTGGATTATTGCGATAAATTTATTGGAATTTGGGCATGTGCTTCACTTTTACATTTAAAAGAAAATGATATTTTAAAAACTTTACAGAAATGTTATATGGCATTAAAAAAAGATGGTATTTTATATGCTTCATTCAAATATGGAAACAATAATTATGAAAAAGATGGTAGATACTTTACATGTTTTACAGAGGAAAAAATAGAAAAAATAGTTGATCTAACTAATTTTATTGTAGTTGACATGTTTCAAACATCAGATGTACGTGTAGGAAGAGAAAAGGAAAAGTGGCTTAATATTGTATTAAAAAAAGGGTAG
- the yfcC gene encoding putative basic amino acid antiporter YfcC: MKKFQMPDTYVIIFIVVLFAALLTHTVPVGKFQMHKVTYKTETGVEKSREVPIAGSFAYELNDAGKPLIKGVKFFEPGGNVGISNYVFEGITSGDKWGTAVGVIAFIIITGGAFGIILRTKAVEAGLISLIKKTKGSGNWLIIFVFLSFSLGGAVFGMGEEAIPFAMVLIPIVIGMGYDAITGIMITYVSTQVGFATSWMNPFSVAIAQGVAGIPVLSGAAFRIFMWVFFTAFCIIFTLIYAKKVKANPQSSISYETDAYYRKEFDLDEKQDIKFTFGHKLVLLTVVVGMAWIIYGVVKFGYYLPEIATQFVIMGVVAGIIGVFFKLDNMRVNDIAVSFRKGAEDLIGAAIVVGMAKGIVLVLGGTSAGEPSVLNTILNWVATGLSGMPAALCAWVMYIFQSVFNFFVVSGSGQAALTMPIMAPLSDLVGVSRQVSVLAFQLGDGFTNLIVPTSGILIAVLGIARLEWIKWAKFQIKFQVVLFILGSLFVLGGMFIGLQ, translated from the coding sequence ATGAAAAAATTTCAGATGCCAGACACGTATGTAATTATATTTATAGTCGTATTGTTTGCAGCATTACTTACACATACTGTGCCTGTAGGGAAATTCCAGATGCACAAAGTAACATACAAAACAGAAACAGGAGTTGAAAAATCAAGAGAGGTACCAATAGCAGGAAGTTTTGCATATGAACTTAATGATGCTGGAAAACCTTTAATAAAGGGAGTTAAATTCTTCGAACCTGGTGGAAACGTGGGAATATCAAACTATGTTTTTGAAGGGATAACAAGTGGGGACAAATGGGGAACAGCAGTAGGAGTTATTGCTTTTATTATCATTACAGGTGGAGCTTTTGGAATAATATTAAGAACAAAAGCTGTTGAAGCAGGTCTTATAAGTTTGATTAAGAAGACAAAAGGATCTGGAAATTGGTTGATTATCTTTGTATTCCTTTCGTTCTCTTTAGGGGGAGCAGTGTTTGGAATGGGGGAAGAAGCCATTCCATTTGCTATGGTTTTAATACCGATAGTAATAGGAATGGGATATGATGCTATAACAGGAATTATGATAACTTATGTATCAACTCAAGTAGGATTTGCAACTTCATGGATGAATCCATTTAGTGTTGCAATAGCACAAGGAGTTGCTGGAATTCCTGTTTTATCAGGAGCTGCATTTAGAATATTTATGTGGGTGTTCTTTACAGCTTTTTGTATCATATTCACATTAATATATGCAAAAAAAGTAAAAGCAAATCCTCAATCATCAATTTCTTATGAAACAGATGCTTATTATAGAAAAGAATTTGATTTAGATGAAAAACAAGATATTAAATTTACATTTGGACATAAATTAGTTCTTCTTACAGTTGTAGTAGGAATGGCTTGGATAATTTATGGAGTTGTAAAATTTGGATATTATCTACCAGAAATAGCTACTCAATTTGTAATAATGGGAGTTGTAGCAGGAATCATTGGGGTATTTTTCAAACTTGATAATATGAGAGTAAATGATATAGCAGTATCATTTAGAAAAGGTGCAGAAGATCTTATTGGAGCTGCAATAGTAGTAGGAATGGCAAAAGGTATTGTTTTAGTATTAGGTGGAACTTCAGCTGGAGAACCTAGTGTTTTAAATACAATATTAAACTGGGTAGCAACAGGACTTAGTGGAATGCCAGCAGCACTTTGTGCATGGGTAATGTATATATTCCAATCTGTATTTAACTTCTTTGTTGTATCAGGATCAGGACAAGCAGCACTTACTATGCCAATTATGGCTCCATTATCAGACTTAGTTGGAGTATCTAGACAAGTATCAGTTTTAGCATTCCAATTAGGAGATGGATTTACAAACTTAATAGTTCCAACATCAGGAATATTAATTGCAGTATTAGGTATTGCTAGACTTGAATGGATAAAATGGGCTAAGTTCCAAATAAAATTCCAAGTTGTATTATTTATACTAGGAAGTTTATTTGTACTTGGTGGAATGTTTATAGGGCTACAATAA
- a CDS encoding patatin-like phospholipase family protein, which produces MKQYIISLFLVFSTFICADGLQSKDERIDAIDKQIESLMLKQRNLELLKEQIIQSTADNVFKGDHKGKRPTIALVLSGGGAKGAAHIGVLKVLEKYNVPIDIVIGTSIGSIIGGMYSIGYTPDEIEKTVLNLDFFSLLNNSKDRKYKNIEEKTMNELYPFTLTIDKNMNLSLPMGFTNGEKVYLQLKDIFSSAETINDFDKFPMRYRAITTNLNTGEEVVLSHGDLALSAFKSMAIPSFVEPVQDNGSYYVDGGVVNNFPIEEAIKMGADIIIAVDISADDTKINQNSSVISILDKISTYNGNRNTQFQKQLANILIVPDVKDKNTLDFDNLKDMIGLGEEAANKYGYLFENIKYPEDYAKIHDQKLKDKPIIINNVKVTGNEVLTLSKVKKLMPTVKNKEFTKEDLYLWSKKIYSIPYIEKVIYDVDGDTITFSVVEKPGINIKAALNYTSQYGGSINVAATVPNFGKWTRNYTLMAEISQYPKLTLNNLSFYELNKLKLLGSFNIGYENDPLFVYKNKDNITTFITDTFKANIGFATSFSNSTVLGLSLGYEDTNSKYQRGNKSITEFKDKYQLTLLNAFIYLDTLDHPYFPSKGVSMLLEQINGKRMDEGYFNGFKGHLNMYYPLNKDFSLSLGTSFGKLTGKNIPGTKLFKIGGLRSTSKYIGFVGLPLMGEYAKEFYIGYAGFQYNLASSLYLIGKYNAMAYANDEMQFQSKRKINDSLEHGYGVGIGWDTFLGPISVMVSNNIHSSAPLIEVYLGYIF; this is translated from the coding sequence GTGAAACAATATATAATATCCTTATTTCTTGTTTTTTCAACTTTTATTTGTGCTGATGGACTTCAATCTAAAGATGAACGTATAGACGCAATTGATAAACAAATAGAATCACTTATGTTAAAGCAACGTAACCTAGAATTGCTCAAAGAACAAATTATTCAAAGTACTGCTGATAACGTATTTAAAGGGGATCATAAAGGAAAAAGACCCACGATAGCTCTTGTTCTAAGTGGTGGTGGAGCAAAAGGTGCAGCTCATATAGGTGTATTAAAAGTTTTGGAAAAATATAATGTACCTATTGATATTGTAATTGGAACTAGTATCGGTAGTATAATTGGAGGGATGTATTCTATTGGATACACTCCTGACGAAATTGAAAAAACTGTTTTAAATCTTGATTTTTTCTCACTTCTTAATAACTCAAAAGATAGAAAATATAAGAATATAGAAGAAAAAACTATGAATGAGTTATATCCTTTTACATTAACAATAGATAAAAATATGAATCTTTCACTTCCTATGGGATTTACAAATGGAGAAAAAGTATATTTACAACTTAAAGATATATTCTCTAGTGCAGAAACAATAAATGATTTTGATAAATTTCCAATGCGTTATAGAGCTATTACTACAAATTTAAATACAGGCGAAGAAGTTGTTTTGAGCCATGGAGATTTAGCTTTAAGTGCATTTAAAAGCATGGCTATTCCAAGCTTTGTAGAGCCAGTTCAAGACAATGGCTCATATTATGTAGATGGTGGAGTAGTAAATAACTTTCCTATTGAAGAAGCTATTAAAATGGGAGCAGATATTATAATAGCTGTAGATATATCTGCTGATGATACTAAAATAAATCAAAATTCAAGTGTTATATCAATACTAGATAAAATATCTACATACAACGGTAATAGAAATACACAATTTCAAAAACAACTTGCTAATATTTTGATTGTTCCAGATGTCAAAGATAAAAATACATTGGACTTTGATAACTTAAAAGATATGATTGGACTAGGTGAAGAAGCTGCTAATAAATATGGATATCTTTTTGAAAACATTAAGTATCCAGAAGATTATGCAAAAATTCATGATCAAAAATTAAAAGATAAGCCAATTATTATCAATAATGTAAAAGTTACTGGAAATGAAGTTCTTACACTTTCAAAAGTTAAAAAACTTATGCCTACTGTTAAAAATAAAGAGTTTACAAAAGAGGATTTGTATCTATGGAGTAAAAAAATCTACTCTATTCCATATATAGAGAAAGTTATCTATGATGTTGATGGAGATACTATTACATTTTCTGTTGTTGAAAAACCTGGAATTAATATTAAAGCTGCTTTAAATTATACTTCTCAATATGGTGGTTCAATAAACGTTGCAGCTACTGTTCCTAATTTTGGAAAATGGACTCGTAACTATACTCTAATGGCTGAAATTTCTCAATATCCAAAATTAACTCTTAATAATCTATCATTTTATGAACTAAACAAACTTAAACTTTTAGGTTCATTTAATATTGGTTATGAAAATGATCCATTATTTGTATATAAAAATAAAGATAATATTACTACTTTTATCACAGATACCTTTAAAGCTAATATTGGATTTGCAACATCATTTTCAAATAGTACTGTACTTGGCCTTTCTCTAGGCTATGAAGATACTAACAGTAAATATCAAAGAGGAAATAAATCTATTACTGAATTTAAGGATAAGTATCAACTTACACTACTTAATGCCTTTATCTATTTAGATACATTAGATCACCCATATTTCCCATCAAAAGGTGTATCTATGTTACTTGAACAGATAAATGGTAAACGAATGGATGAAGGATATTTCAATGGATTTAAAGGACATCTTAATATGTATTATCCTCTCAATAAAGATTTTAGCTTATCACTAGGAACATCTTTTGGTAAACTAACTGGTAAAAATATACCAGGAACTAAACTATTTAAAATTGGTGGATTAAGATCTACTAGCAAATATATAGGATTTGTTGGATTGCCACTAATGGGAGAATATGCTAAAGAGTTCTATATTGGATATGCAGGATTCCAATATAATCTTGCTTCTTCTCTATACCTGATTGGAAAATATAACGCAATGGCATATGCAAATGATGAGATGCAATTTCAATCTAAGAGAAAAATAAATGATAGTCTAGAACATGGATATGGAGTTGGAATAGGTTGGGATACATTCCTAGGACCTATATCAGTAATGGTTTCAAATAACATTCATTCTTCTGCACCATTAATTGAAGTATACTTAGGATATATATTCTAA
- a CDS encoding ABC-F family ATP-binding cassette domain-containing protein, giving the protein MALLQVNNLYMGFTGETLFRNISFSVDEKDKIGIIGVNGAGKSTLIKIILGLEYDDVDPETNERGTISKKGGLKIGYLSQNPKLNHDNTIFEELMTVFDHVRQDYHRIQELNVILAENLEDFDKTMEELGRITARYEQNEGYAIEYKVKQVLNGLSLSENLWNNKVGDLSGGQMSRVALGKILLEEPELLILDEPTNHLDLNAIEWLEKMLKDYKNAVMVISHDVYFLDNVVNRIFEMEGKTLRTYTGNYTDYTIQKEAYISGAVKAFDKEQDKIRKMEEFIRRYKAGVKSKQARGREKILSRMEKMENPVISRRDMKLKFETDTTSVDLVLRIKDLRKSFDGQEIFKNINLDIYRGDRVGIIGKNGVGKSTILKIVNGLEKASGGEVKIGDRVKIGYYDQNHQGLDSNRTILEELMYHFVLSEEQARSICGGFLFSDDDVYKEIKSLSGGEKARVAFMKLMLEKPNFLILDEPTNHLDIYSREILEEALEDYPGTILVVSHDRNFLDCVVNSIYEVRKDGASLFKGDYNSYLAQRDNPKESSDEKAKAVLSYEEQKKIKNRISSLERKISQSEEEISDLEDMKSKKQIEYDQAGKVNDLDKLLEIQEELEELDTRILEIMEQWEEMEKELTSLKTTL; this is encoded by the coding sequence ATGGCACTTTTACAGGTAAATAATTTATATATGGGATTCACAGGAGAAACTTTATTTAGAAATATAAGTTTTTCAGTTGATGAAAAAGACAAAATAGGAATAATAGGTGTAAATGGAGCTGGAAAATCAACACTGATAAAAATTATTTTAGGACTTGAATATGATGATGTAGACCCTGAAACAAATGAAAGAGGTACTATATCTAAAAAAGGTGGACTTAAGATAGGATATTTATCTCAAAATCCAAAACTTAACCACGATAATACAATTTTTGAAGAGTTAATGACTGTATTTGATCATGTAAGACAAGATTATCATAGAATACAAGAACTTAATGTAATACTAGCTGAAAATTTAGAAGATTTTGATAAAACTATGGAAGAGTTAGGACGTATTACAGCTAGATATGAGCAAAATGAAGGATATGCTATTGAATATAAAGTAAAACAAGTATTAAATGGACTAAGTCTTTCAGAAAATCTTTGGAATAATAAAGTAGGAGATCTATCTGGAGGACAGATGTCTCGTGTTGCTTTAGGAAAGATACTACTAGAAGAACCAGAACTTTTAATACTAGATGAGCCTACAAACCATCTAGACTTAAATGCTATTGAATGGTTAGAAAAGATGTTAAAAGATTATAAAAATGCAGTTATGGTTATTTCACATGACGTTTACTTTTTAGACAATGTAGTAAACCGTATTTTTGAAATGGAAGGAAAAACTTTAAGAACATATACTGGAAATTATACAGATTATACAATTCAAAAGGAAGCTTATATATCTGGTGCTGTAAAAGCATTTGATAAAGAACAAGATAAAATAAGAAAAATGGAAGAGTTTATTAGAAGATATAAAGCTGGAGTAAAATCAAAGCAAGCTAGAGGAAGAGAGAAAATCCTATCTAGAATGGAGAAAATGGAAAATCCAGTAATTAGTAGAAGAGATATGAAACTTAAATTTGAAACTGATACTACAAGTGTAGATTTAGTTTTGAGAATAAAAGATTTAAGAAAGTCTTTTGATGGACAAGAGATATTTAAAAATATAAATTTGGATATCTATAGAGGAGATAGAGTTGGAATAATTGGGAAAAATGGTGTTGGAAAATCTACTATTTTAAAAATTGTAAATGGACTTGAAAAAGCAAGTGGTGGAGAAGTTAAAATAGGGGATAGAGTAAAGATTGGATACTACGATCAAAATCATCAAGGGCTAGATTCTAATAGAACTATATTAGAAGAATTAATGTATCACTTTGTTTTAAGTGAAGAACAAGCAAGAAGCATCTGTGGAGGATTTTTATTTAGTGACGATGATGTATATAAAGAGATAAAAAGTTTAAGTGGTGGGGAAAAAGCAAGAGTTGCTTTTATGAAACTTATGCTAGAAAAGCCAAACTTTTTAATACTAGACGAGCCTACAAACCACTTAGATATATATTCAAGAGAAATATTAGAAGAAGCATTAGAAGATTATCCAGGTACAATATTAGTTGTATCTCACGATAGAAATTTTTTAGATTGCGTAGTTAATAGTATCTATGAAGTGAGAAAAGATGGAGCATCATTATTTAAGGGGGATTATAATAGTTATCTTGCTCAAAGAGATAATCCAAAAGAAAGTAGTGATGAAAAAGCAAAAGCAGTATTATCTTATGAAGAACAAAAGAAGATAAAAAATAGGATATCTTCATTAGAAAGAAAAATATCTCAATCTGAAGAAGAAATATCAGACCTAGAAGATATGAAATCTAAAAAGCAAATTGAGTATGATCAAGCTGGAAAAGTAAATGATTTAGATAAACTTTTAGAAATTCAAGAAGAGTTAGAAGAGCTAGACACAAGAATATTAGAAATTATGGAACAGTGGGAAGAGATGGAAAAAGAATTGACATCATTAAAAACCACTTTATAA
- the rpsL gene encoding 30S ribosomal protein S12 gives MPTLSQLVKKGRDTLSEKKKSPALQGNPQRRGVCVRVYTTTPKKPNSALRKVARVKLTNGLEVTCYIPGEGHNLQEHSIVLVRGGRTKDLPGVRYKIVRGALDTAGVAKRKQARSKYGAKKA, from the coding sequence ATGCCTACTTTAAGTCAATTAGTAAAAAAAGGTAGAGATACTCTATCTGAAAAGAAAAAATCACCAGCATTGCAAGGAAACCCACAAAGAAGAGGAGTTTGTGTAAGAGTTTATACAACTACACCTAAAAAACCAAACTCAGCTTTAAGAAAGGTTGCCAGAGTAAAATTAACTAATGGTTTAGAAGTTACTTGTTATATCCCAGGAGAAGGACATAACTTACAAGAACACTCAATCGTTCTAGTAAGAGGAGGAAGAACAAAAGACTTACCAGGAGTTAGATATAAAATAGTTAGAGGAGCTCTAGATACAGCTGGAGTTGCAAAAAGAAAACAAGCAAGATCTAAATACGGAGCTAAGAAAGCGTAA
- the rpsG gene encoding 30S ribosomal protein S7 has translation MSRRRAAVKRDVLPDSRYSDKVVTKVINSIMLDGKKAIAEGIFYSAMDLIKEKTGKEGYDVFKQALENIKPQIEVRSRRIGGATYQVPVEVKVERQQTLAIRWLTLYTRQRKEYGMIEKLAAELIAAANNEGATIKKKEDTYKMAEANRAFAHYKI, from the coding sequence ATGTCAAGAAGAAGAGCAGCGGTAAAAAGAGATGTATTACCTGATTCGAGATATTCTGATAAAGTTGTAACTAAAGTTATAAACTCAATCATGTTAGATGGAAAGAAAGCTATAGCAGAAGGAATCTTCTACTCAGCTATGGATTTAATAAAAGAAAAAACTGGTAAAGAGGGGTACGATGTATTTAAACAAGCTTTAGAAAACATTAAACCTCAAATCGAAGTTAGATCAAGAAGAATTGGAGGAGCTACATACCAAGTTCCAGTTGAAGTAAAAGTTGAAAGACAACAAACTTTAGCTATCAGATGGTTAACTCTTTACACAAGACAAAGAAAAGAGTATGGTATGATCGAAAAATTAGCAGCAGAATTAATCGCAGCAGCTAATAACGAAGGAGCTACAATTAAGAAAAAGGAAGATACTTATAAAATGGCAGAAGCTAACAGAGCGTTTGCACACTACAAAATTTAA
- the fusA gene encoding elongation factor G, giving the protein MARKVSLDMTRNVGIMAHIDAGKTTTTERILFYTGVEHKIGEVHEGAATMDWMEQEQERGITITSAATTCFWKDHRINIIDTPGHVDFTVEVERSLRVLDGAVAVFSAVDGVQPQSETVWRQADKYKVPRIAFFNKMDRVGADFNMCVNDIKEKLGAHPVPIQYPIGAEDNFEGIVDLIKMHEVVWPIDSDNGQKYEIKEIREELKDVCEELRQHMLEAIVETSDELMEKFFEGEEISEDEIRTALRKATIANEVVPVTCGTAFKNKGVQSLLDAIVDFMPAPTDVAMVKGTDVKDPSIEIDREMSDDAPFAALAFKVMTDPFVGKLTFFRVYAGIVEKGSYVLNSTKGKRERMGRILQMHANKREEIDAVYCGDIAAAVGLKETTTGDTLCDEANPIVLEKMEFPEPVISVAVEPKTKADQEKMGIALSKLAEEDPTFRVKSDEETGQTIISGMGELHLEIIVDRMKREFKVESTVGKPQVAYRETILGTTDQEVKYAKQSGGRGQYGHVKIILEPNPGKEFEFVNKITGGVIPREYIPAVEKGCREALENGVVAGYPMVDVKVTLYDGSYHEVDSSEMAFKIAGSMATKQAAEKSQPIILEPVFKVEVTTPEEYMGDIIGDLNSRRGMVSGMTDRNGAKIISAKVPLSQMFGYATDLRSKSQGRATYAMEFSEYVQVPASIQKEIKEQRGR; this is encoded by the coding sequence ATGGCTAGGAAAGTTTCATTAGATATGACTAGAAACGTTGGAATTATGGCTCATATCGACGCGGGAAAAACTACTACTACTGAAAGAATCCTATTCTATACAGGAGTAGAGCACAAAATTGGAGAGGTTCACGAAGGAGCCGCTACAATGGACTGGATGGAACAAGAGCAAGAAAGAGGTATCACAATTACTTCTGCAGCTACAACTTGTTTCTGGAAAGACCATAGAATTAATATAATAGACACACCAGGTCACGTGGACTTTACTGTTGAGGTTGAAAGATCTCTAAGAGTTCTAGACGGTGCTGTTGCTGTTTTCTCAGCAGTTGATGGGGTTCAACCTCAATCAGAAACTGTATGGAGACAAGCAGATAAATATAAAGTACCAAGAATCGCATTTTTCAACAAAATGGACAGAGTTGGTGCTGACTTTAATATGTGTGTAAACGATATTAAAGAAAAATTAGGTGCTCACCCAGTACCTATTCAATACCCAATTGGTGCAGAAGATAATTTCGAAGGAATTGTAGACCTTATCAAAATGCACGAAGTTGTTTGGCCAATCGATTCAGACAATGGGCAAAAATATGAAATAAAAGAAATCAGAGAAGAATTAAAAGACGTTTGTGAAGAACTAAGACAACACATGCTAGAAGCAATAGTTGAAACTAGTGACGAACTAATGGAAAAATTCTTCGAAGGTGAAGAAATTTCTGAAGATGAAATCAGAACAGCTTTAAGAAAAGCTACAATAGCAAACGAAGTTGTACCAGTTACATGTGGAACAGCTTTCAAAAATAAAGGAGTTCAATCATTACTAGATGCAATAGTTGACTTCATGCCAGCTCCTACAGACGTTGCAATGGTTAAAGGAACAGACGTTAAGGACCCTTCTATCGAAATCGATAGAGAAATGTCAGATGATGCTCCATTTGCAGCTCTAGCATTTAAAGTTATGACTGACCCATTTGTTGGAAAATTAACATTCTTTAGAGTTTACGCTGGAATCGTAGAAAAAGGATCATATGTTCTAAACTCTACTAAAGGTAAAAGAGAAAGAATGGGAAGAATCCTTCAAATGCACGCTAATAAAAGAGAAGAAATCGACGCAGTTTACTGTGGAGATATTGCTGCTGCAGTAGGATTAAAAGAAACTACTACAGGAGATACTCTTTGTGACGAAGCAAACCCAATCGTTCTAGAAAAAATGGAATTCCCAGAACCAGTTATCTCAGTTGCTGTTGAACCAAAAACAAAAGCTGACCAAGAAAAAATGGGAATCGCTTTATCTAAACTTGCTGAAGAAGACCCTACATTCAGAGTTAAGAGTGACGAAGAAACTGGACAAACAATAATTTCAGGAATGGGAGAACTTCACCTTGAAATTATCGTAGACAGAATGAAAAGAGAATTCAAAGTTGAATCTACAGTAGGTAAACCACAAGTTGCTTACAGAGAAACAATTCTTGGAACTACTGATCAAGAAGTTAAATATGCAAAACAATCTGGAGGTAGAGGACAATACGGACACGTTAAAATTATCCTTGAACCAAATCCAGGAAAAGAATTCGAATTTGTTAACAAAATTACTGGAGGAGTTATCCCTAGAGAATATATTCCTGCAGTTGAAAAAGGATGTAGAGAAGCTCTTGAAAACGGAGTTGTTGCAGGATACCCTATGGTTGATGTAAAAGTAACTCTTTACGATGGATCATACCACGAAGTTGACTCATCAGAAATGGCATTCAAGATAGCAGGATCTATGGCAACTAAACAAGCTGCTGAAAAATCACAACCAATAATCCTTGAACCAGTATTTAAAGTTGAAGTAACTACTCCAGAAGAATACATGGGAGATATCATCGGAGACTTAAACTCTAGAAGAGGAATGGTAAGTGGAATGACAGACAGAAATGGTGCTAAAATCATCTCTGCTAAAGTACCTTTATCACAAATGTTCGGATACGCTACTGACTTAAGATCTAAATCTCAAGGAAGAGCAACTTACGCAATGGAATTCTCTGAATATGTGCAAGTACCTGCATCTATTCAAAAAGAAATTAAAGAACAAAGAGGAAGATAG